A genomic region of Mustela erminea isolate mMusErm1 chromosome 12, mMusErm1.Pri, whole genome shotgun sequence contains the following coding sequences:
- the ZBTB34 gene encoding zinc finger and BTB domain-containing protein 34 isoform X2, with amino-acid sequence MENLTEESDSRLRFMSVEMDSSSFIQFDVPEYSSTVLSQLNELRLQGKLCDIIVHIQGQPFRAHKAVLAASSPYFRDHSALSTMSGLSISVIKNPNVFEQLLSFCYTGRMSLQLKDVVSFLTAASFLQMQCVIDKCTQILESIHSKISVGDVDSVTVGTEETTESRNGVKDSSFFANPVEISPPYCSQVRQPTTSSDLRMETTPNKALRSRLQEEGHSDRGSSGSVSEYEIQIEGDHEQGDLLVRESQITEVKVKMEKSDRPSCSDSSSLGDDGYHTEMVDGEQVVAVNVGSYGSVLQHTYSYSQAASQPPSVSEAFGSLSNSSPSRSMLSCFRGGRARQKRALSVHLHSDLQGLVQGSDSEAMMNNPGYESSPRERSARGHWYPYNERLICIYCGKSFNQKGSLDRHMRLHMGITPFVCKFCGKKYTRKDQLEYHIRGHTDDKPFRCEICGKCFPFQGTLNQHLRKNHPGVAEVRSRIESPERTDVYVEQKLENDASASEMALDSRMEIHTVSDAPD; translated from the exons ATGGAAAACCTCACGGAAGAAAGCGATTCAAG ATTACGCTTCATGTCAGTAGAAATGGACAGCAGCAGTTTTATTCAGTTCGATGTGCCCGAGTACAGCAGCACTGTTCTGAGCCAGCTAAACGAACTCCGCCTGCAAGGGAAACTATGTGACATCATTGTCCACATTCAGGGTCAGCCATTCCGAGCCCACAAAGCAGTCCTCGCTGCCAGCTCCCCCTATTTCCGGGACCATTCAGCATTAAGTACCATGAGTGGCTTGTCAATATCCGTGATTAAAAATCCCAATGTGTTTGAACAGTTGCTTTCATTTTGTTACACTGGAAGAATGTCCTTGCAGCTGAAGGATGTTGTCAGCTTTCTGACGGCAGCCAGCTTTCTTCAGATGCAGTGTGTCATTGACAAGTGCACGCAGATCCTGGAGAGCATCCATTCAAAGATCAGCGTTGGAGACGTCGACTCCGTGACTGTCGGCACCGAGGAGACAACAGAGAGTCGGAATGGAGTTAAGGATAGTAGCTTCTTTGCCAATCCCGTCGAGATCTCCCCTCCGTATTGCTCTCAGGTTCGGCAGCCCACCACGAGCAGCGATCTTCGGATGGAGACGACGCCCAACAAAGCTTTGCGCAGCCGCTTACAGGAGGAAGGGCACTCAGACCGAGGGAGCAGTGGGAGCGTTTCCGAGTACGAGATCCAGATAGAGGGGGACCATGAGCAGGGGGACCTGCTGGTGAGGGAGAGCCAGATCACTGAGGTGAAGGTGAAGATGGAGAAGTCCGACCGGCCCAGCTGTTCCGACAGCTCCTCCCTGGGGGACGACGGGTACCACACGGAGATGGTGGACGGGGAGCAGGTTGTGGCTGTGAACGTGGGGTCCTACGGCTCCGTGCTCCAGCATACCTATTCCTATTCCCAAGCCGCCTCGCAGCCCCCCAGCGTCTCCGAAGCTTTTGGAAGTTTGAGTAATTCCAGCCCATCCAGATCCATGCTGAGCTGTTTTCGAGGAGGGCGTGCTCGCCAAAAGCGAGCTTTGTCCGTCCACCTGCACAGCGATCTGCAGGGCTTGGTGCAGGGTTCTGATAGCGAAGCAATGATGAATAACCCCGGGTATGAGAGCAGCCCCCGGGAGAGGAGTGCAAGAGGGCACTGGTACCCGTACAATGAGAGGCTGATCTGTATTTACTGCGGGAAGTCCTTCAACCAGAAAGGAAGCCTGGACAGGCACATGCGGCTCCACATGGGAATCACCCCCTTTGTGTGCAAGTTCTGCGGGAAGAAGTACACACGCAAGGACCAACTGGAGTACCACATCCGGGGCCACACCGACGACAAACCATTCCGCTGTGAGATCTGCGGCAAGTGCTTTCCATTCCAAGGTACCCTCAACCAGCACCTGCGGAAAAACCACCCCGGCGTCGCCGAAGTCAGGAGTCGCATTGAGTCCCCGGAGAGAACAGATGTGTATGTGGAACAGAAACTAGAAAATGACGCATCGGCCTCCGAGATGGCCCTAGATTCCCGGATGGAAATTCACACAGTGTCTGATGCTCCTGATTAA
- the ZBTB34 gene encoding zinc finger and BTB domain-containing protein 34 isoform X3, whose translation MSVEMDSSSFIQFDVPEYSSTVLSQLNELRLQGKLCDIIVHIQGQPFRAHKAVLAASSPYFRDHSALSTMSGLSISVIKNPNVFEQLLSFCYTGRMSLQLKDVVSFLTAASFLQMQCVIDKCTQILESIHSKISVGDVDSVTVGTEETTESRNGVKDSSFFANPVEISPPYCSQVRQPTTSSDLRMETTPNKALRSRLQEEGHSDRGSSGSVSEYEIQIEGDHEQGDLLVRESQITEVKVKMEKSDRPSCSDSSSLGDDGYHTEMVDGEQVVAVNVGSYGSVLQHTYSYSQAASQPPSVSEAFGSLSNSSPSRSMLSCFRGGRARQKRALSVHLHSDLQGLVQGSDSEAMMNNPGYESSPRERSARGHWYPYNERLICIYCGKSFNQKGSLDRHMRLHMGITPFVCKFCGKKYTRKDQLEYHIRGHTDDKPFRCEICGKCFPFQGTLNQHLRKNHPGVAEVRSRIESPERTDVYVEQKLENDASASEMALDSRMEIHTVSDAPD comes from the coding sequence ATGTCAGTAGAAATGGACAGCAGCAGTTTTATTCAGTTCGATGTGCCCGAGTACAGCAGCACTGTTCTGAGCCAGCTAAACGAACTCCGCCTGCAAGGGAAACTATGTGACATCATTGTCCACATTCAGGGTCAGCCATTCCGAGCCCACAAAGCAGTCCTCGCTGCCAGCTCCCCCTATTTCCGGGACCATTCAGCATTAAGTACCATGAGTGGCTTGTCAATATCCGTGATTAAAAATCCCAATGTGTTTGAACAGTTGCTTTCATTTTGTTACACTGGAAGAATGTCCTTGCAGCTGAAGGATGTTGTCAGCTTTCTGACGGCAGCCAGCTTTCTTCAGATGCAGTGTGTCATTGACAAGTGCACGCAGATCCTGGAGAGCATCCATTCAAAGATCAGCGTTGGAGACGTCGACTCCGTGACTGTCGGCACCGAGGAGACAACAGAGAGTCGGAATGGAGTTAAGGATAGTAGCTTCTTTGCCAATCCCGTCGAGATCTCCCCTCCGTATTGCTCTCAGGTTCGGCAGCCCACCACGAGCAGCGATCTTCGGATGGAGACGACGCCCAACAAAGCTTTGCGCAGCCGCTTACAGGAGGAAGGGCACTCAGACCGAGGGAGCAGTGGGAGCGTTTCCGAGTACGAGATCCAGATAGAGGGGGACCATGAGCAGGGGGACCTGCTGGTGAGGGAGAGCCAGATCACTGAGGTGAAGGTGAAGATGGAGAAGTCCGACCGGCCCAGCTGTTCCGACAGCTCCTCCCTGGGGGACGACGGGTACCACACGGAGATGGTGGACGGGGAGCAGGTTGTGGCTGTGAACGTGGGGTCCTACGGCTCCGTGCTCCAGCATACCTATTCCTATTCCCAAGCCGCCTCGCAGCCCCCCAGCGTCTCCGAAGCTTTTGGAAGTTTGAGTAATTCCAGCCCATCCAGATCCATGCTGAGCTGTTTTCGAGGAGGGCGTGCTCGCCAAAAGCGAGCTTTGTCCGTCCACCTGCACAGCGATCTGCAGGGCTTGGTGCAGGGTTCTGATAGCGAAGCAATGATGAATAACCCCGGGTATGAGAGCAGCCCCCGGGAGAGGAGTGCAAGAGGGCACTGGTACCCGTACAATGAGAGGCTGATCTGTATTTACTGCGGGAAGTCCTTCAACCAGAAAGGAAGCCTGGACAGGCACATGCGGCTCCACATGGGAATCACCCCCTTTGTGTGCAAGTTCTGCGGGAAGAAGTACACACGCAAGGACCAACTGGAGTACCACATCCGGGGCCACACCGACGACAAACCATTCCGCTGTGAGATCTGCGGCAAGTGCTTTCCATTCCAAGGTACCCTCAACCAGCACCTGCGGAAAAACCACCCCGGCGTCGCCGAAGTCAGGAGTCGCATTGAGTCCCCGGAGAGAACAGATGTGTATGTGGAACAGAAACTAGAAAATGACGCATCGGCCTCCGAGATGGCCCTAGATTCCCGGATGGAAATTCACACAGTGTCTGATGCTCCTGATTAA
- the LOC116570880 gene encoding translation initiation factor IF-2-like, with translation METSRAKQDALPPVYLEKGGGVGQGVCCSHQQGRPRGPARLSRALKHPALPYKRGAPLGVRGPEAWEPETPEAEAGEPGAAGRARPSAPPAAPGRRSRALLAPPGRAPGQSRCPGLPTPPGLGSSLRRPPTRRPAGLTRRGGARPAAPRGSRTAVEGCPPPRPLCRLLARRPPPPAGAPHLPRAQRSHRPPAAPPPPPPAPGANGGGGAAGRASRRASGAQIPPRQRLGASRRTRGRAAALVQTPGGSGAGFAPRGLPPAFSSAPPGGGKGAPQRVAPRVSRTGPGRPGPWTPPPPGGLRPSLAQLSPSETGDPVAFRAPTPHPSRAGRDS, from the exons ATGGAGACGTCCAGGGCCAAGCAGGACGCGCTACCGCCTGTTTACCTGGAGAAAGGCGGCGGCGTGGGGCAGGGGGTCTGCTGCAGCCACCAGCAGGGCCGACCCCGCGGCCCCGCCAGGCTCTCCAGGGCACTCAAGCATCCGGCCCTCCCGTACAAAAGGGGTGCGCCCCTGGGGGTGAGGGGCCCGGAAGCATGGGAGCCCGAGACGCCCGAGGCGGAGGCTGGGGAGCCCGGGGCAGCTGGCCGAGCGCGACCCTCGGCCCCGCCGGCGGCGCCCGGACGCCGGAGCCGAGCACTGTTGGCCCCTCCGGGGCGAGCGCCTGGCCAGAGCAGGTGCCCGGGCCTCCCGACCCCGCCCGGCCTCGGCTCCAGCCTGCGCCGCCCGCCCACCCGTCGGCCCGCCGGACTGACCAGGCGCGGAggcgcccgccccgccgcgcccAGAGGGAGCCGGACAGCGGTCGAGGGctgtcccccgccccgcccgctcTGCCGGCTCctcgcccgccgcccgccgcccccggccGGCGCGCCTCACCTGCCGAGAGCGCAGCGCTCACATCGCCCGCCCGCGGCGCCCCCTCCGCCGCCGCCGGCGCCAG GCGCGAACGGGGGCGGTGGCGCTGCGGGACGAGCCTCTCGCCGGGCGTCCGGGGCTCAGATCCCGCCTCGGCAGCGTCTAGGAGCCTCGCGGCGGACGCGTGGGCGAGCGGCGGCCTTGGTCCAGACTCCGGGAGGGAGCGGTGCCGGGTTCGCGCCCCGCGGCCTCCCGCCCGCGTTCTCCTCGGCGCCCCCTGGTGGCGGGAAGGGGGCGCCGCAGCGGGTCGCGCCCCGGGTCTCCCGGACAGGACCCGGTAGGCCAGGACCCTGGACCCCGCCACCCCCGGGGGGCCTGCGACCATCCTTGGCCCAGCTGTCTCCTTCCGAGACCGGAGACCCCGTAGCCTTTCGCGCGCCTACCCCTCACCCGAGCCGCGCCGGGCGGGACAGCTGA
- the ZBTB34 gene encoding zinc finger and BTB domain-containing protein 34 isoform X1: MSRCCSMWWGKVLEDTPPPSSFTLAAEALPVKRLRFMSVEMDSSSFIQFDVPEYSSTVLSQLNELRLQGKLCDIIVHIQGQPFRAHKAVLAASSPYFRDHSALSTMSGLSISVIKNPNVFEQLLSFCYTGRMSLQLKDVVSFLTAASFLQMQCVIDKCTQILESIHSKISVGDVDSVTVGTEETTESRNGVKDSSFFANPVEISPPYCSQVRQPTTSSDLRMETTPNKALRSRLQEEGHSDRGSSGSVSEYEIQIEGDHEQGDLLVRESQITEVKVKMEKSDRPSCSDSSSLGDDGYHTEMVDGEQVVAVNVGSYGSVLQHTYSYSQAASQPPSVSEAFGSLSNSSPSRSMLSCFRGGRARQKRALSVHLHSDLQGLVQGSDSEAMMNNPGYESSPRERSARGHWYPYNERLICIYCGKSFNQKGSLDRHMRLHMGITPFVCKFCGKKYTRKDQLEYHIRGHTDDKPFRCEICGKCFPFQGTLNQHLRKNHPGVAEVRSRIESPERTDVYVEQKLENDASASEMALDSRMEIHTVSDAPD; the protein is encoded by the exons ATGTCAAGATGCTGTTCCATGTGGTGGGGTAAAGTATTGGAAGACACACCGCCTCCAAGCAGCTTTACACTGGCTGCTGAGGCTTTACCTGTGAAAAG ATTACGCTTCATGTCAGTAGAAATGGACAGCAGCAGTTTTATTCAGTTCGATGTGCCCGAGTACAGCAGCACTGTTCTGAGCCAGCTAAACGAACTCCGCCTGCAAGGGAAACTATGTGACATCATTGTCCACATTCAGGGTCAGCCATTCCGAGCCCACAAAGCAGTCCTCGCTGCCAGCTCCCCCTATTTCCGGGACCATTCAGCATTAAGTACCATGAGTGGCTTGTCAATATCCGTGATTAAAAATCCCAATGTGTTTGAACAGTTGCTTTCATTTTGTTACACTGGAAGAATGTCCTTGCAGCTGAAGGATGTTGTCAGCTTTCTGACGGCAGCCAGCTTTCTTCAGATGCAGTGTGTCATTGACAAGTGCACGCAGATCCTGGAGAGCATCCATTCAAAGATCAGCGTTGGAGACGTCGACTCCGTGACTGTCGGCACCGAGGAGACAACAGAGAGTCGGAATGGAGTTAAGGATAGTAGCTTCTTTGCCAATCCCGTCGAGATCTCCCCTCCGTATTGCTCTCAGGTTCGGCAGCCCACCACGAGCAGCGATCTTCGGATGGAGACGACGCCCAACAAAGCTTTGCGCAGCCGCTTACAGGAGGAAGGGCACTCAGACCGAGGGAGCAGTGGGAGCGTTTCCGAGTACGAGATCCAGATAGAGGGGGACCATGAGCAGGGGGACCTGCTGGTGAGGGAGAGCCAGATCACTGAGGTGAAGGTGAAGATGGAGAAGTCCGACCGGCCCAGCTGTTCCGACAGCTCCTCCCTGGGGGACGACGGGTACCACACGGAGATGGTGGACGGGGAGCAGGTTGTGGCTGTGAACGTGGGGTCCTACGGCTCCGTGCTCCAGCATACCTATTCCTATTCCCAAGCCGCCTCGCAGCCCCCCAGCGTCTCCGAAGCTTTTGGAAGTTTGAGTAATTCCAGCCCATCCAGATCCATGCTGAGCTGTTTTCGAGGAGGGCGTGCTCGCCAAAAGCGAGCTTTGTCCGTCCACCTGCACAGCGATCTGCAGGGCTTGGTGCAGGGTTCTGATAGCGAAGCAATGATGAATAACCCCGGGTATGAGAGCAGCCCCCGGGAGAGGAGTGCAAGAGGGCACTGGTACCCGTACAATGAGAGGCTGATCTGTATTTACTGCGGGAAGTCCTTCAACCAGAAAGGAAGCCTGGACAGGCACATGCGGCTCCACATGGGAATCACCCCCTTTGTGTGCAAGTTCTGCGGGAAGAAGTACACACGCAAGGACCAACTGGAGTACCACATCCGGGGCCACACCGACGACAAACCATTCCGCTGTGAGATCTGCGGCAAGTGCTTTCCATTCCAAGGTACCCTCAACCAGCACCTGCGGAAAAACCACCCCGGCGTCGCCGAAGTCAGGAGTCGCATTGAGTCCCCGGAGAGAACAGATGTGTATGTGGAACAGAAACTAGAAAATGACGCATCGGCCTCCGAGATGGCCCTAGATTCCCGGATGGAAATTCACACAGTGTCTGATGCTCCTGATTAA